TTCAATTTCCCCTACAATGCTAACTACAGCATTAATCTCACCTGTGTGACTAGCTGCGAGAGTTAGCAGGGAATACGCAGCTATACGACGGGAACTTTGCTCATCATGAGCTGTAGCCGTTCCTATTGCCATACATAAAAGAAGCGCTACACATAGTAAGAGTGTAGGTCCTAAGCTCCATTGTCTCCATACAATCAGTAGCTTGCTTATCTTACGTGTATATATAGTTACCACATTCCCTTTGTTCATGAAAAGTACACTAATTTGCAACAAAAGCACCATGCTTATACCAATTAAAACACTCATATAAACCATAAAATCCCTATCCCACACATCCAACAAAGCACCCAGACAAAATGCCAAACTGAGATACGCGATGATCCGATACACACGAATCTCTCCTAAACTTATAAAATCTCAAATTTACTGTTGTCACACTATGTCGTAACTGATAGAATTATAGCCAAGAGTGATATTGCCGAATCCGGTGACTCTGACCGGTACGGGGGACGCAACACCGCGGGGTGAATCTGAAGCTTTCAGAGGGGCAACCTTTCAGCCCTAACCCGTCAACTAACCTCGAAGGCAGACGAAAGGGGCCTATTCTTTGCGCATATCCACATGGGTTGCGTCCCTATCTATTATTGGGACGGCAGCTGCAACTTTGTTGTTGGCAAATCCCGCCTTTGCATCTACCAGTTCAGTGATTATGAAAGCTGGTGTGCAAGGTCCGGCAGTAGCCACATTAAAGACTGATTTAAAAGTTCTTCACGATTACCCTAAGTCAGTCAAAGTAACAGATTATTACGGGCCCCGTACTGCACATGCTGTCATTGAGTTCAAAAAAGAAAGAAAACTCGGATCAAATGACGCTGTAACGTATTCTGTTTTTGATGACATCAAGTCTGATGCTGCACATACGCTTGGTGAGCAAATTGTACAAAAAGCACTTACGTATTTAGGCGACCCTTATGTGTGGGGTGGTACTAGTCCTTCTGGCTTCGATTGCTCAGGTTTTGCACAATATGTGTATAAACAATTCGGCATGGATATTCCGCGCACAGCGGCAGCGCAAGCAACTGTTGGTACATATGTCGCTAAAGAAGACTTACAACCTGGCGATCTCGTATTTTTCCATACGATGGGATATGGGATTTCTCATGTAGGTATCTATATGGGAAACGGTTTGTTTGTTGATGCAGCAAGTACAGATGTAGAGATAGACAATATTAACAACCCCTATTACTGGAGTAGTCGATATGTTACTGCAAGAAGCTTGTTAAACTAACTTGCATATTGACTACCTACACTAAACAAATCAATAAACCTTTGAGGATGCACGTACTTTATGTACTGTGCATCCTTTTATCTCATTATAAAGTCACATAAGGCAGTATTTTAGCCAATAACCTTGGACCAATACCCTGAACTGATTGCAACTGCATAAGAGACGAAAACGCGCCATGAATAGCTTTATACGTTAAGATATTTTCTGCCTTTTTCTTTCCTATTCCCGGTATTTCCATCAACGTGGCTAAGCTCGCCTGATTGAGCTGAATGCGTTCTCCCGGTTGTAATTTACCATTTCGATGCCTACTTCTTTTTGTATCCGTACTTTGTAAAGAATTCGTTGCTACTGTCCCTGTTGTTAATAAAGCAGATGTTCCCCCATTACTTGCCACCTGACTTACATTTGGAACGACGATCTGCATACCATCCTCTACGATAGCTGCTAAATTAATTGCATAGAGATCTGCAGAATTTGTTGGACCGCCCGCTACCTTTAATGCCGCACTTACACGCGCATCAAGTGGCAGCTTATAGAGACCGGGATGACGTACTGCACCGACTACATACACTGTCATCACATCAGGTGATGTAGTCACTGTGACCAAAGGTACACTCTGTTTGTGTTCATAAGGGGTACTCATGGTGACTGATGCAGTTTGTCCGTGTGGCATAAAAAAATATAATCCCCAAGCAATAACGAGAATTCCCCCAAATAAATACACAATCACGCGTTTGCCAATACCGGCACTATGCACAATCCCACCTCCACTTGCGTATACTTCATAACATCCTGTTCGCAAGAAGAAGCAAAATTCCTTTTTACTAAATGCTATCATCCAAAATCGTAAGTTAAAGCCTTTCTATGAACCATAGCTGCAACTGATTGCGCATGATTTATGCAATCTCAGAGCATTTGTAGTACAATAATGCAGAATCTCAGTGAAAGTGGGCGACTGCATGCTTACGCCTAGCATGGAAGACTATTTAGAAAAAATCTATGAACTGATGAAGGACAAGGGGTATGCTCGAGTTTCAGATATTGCCACTTCTCTCGCCGTACAACCTTCCTCAGTGACAAAAATGATTCAAAAACTAGACGAATACGAATACGTGACTTATGAAAAGTATCGCGGAATCATTCTCACTAAATCCGGAGAACAGATGGGGCGAGCAATGAAACAACGCCACTCCATGCTTGCAGAGTTACTGCGCATGCTCGGTATTACGGAAGAAACGATTCAGGTAGATGTCGAGGGGATTGAGCATCATGTGAGTCCACAAACCGTAAAAGCATTAACGAACCTCGTCAACTTTTTTGAGTGTCATCCAGAGTATGTAACCGCATTAG
The genomic region above belongs to Sulfoacidibacillus ferrooxidans and contains:
- a CDS encoding NlpC/P60 family protein translates to MRISTWVASLSIIGTAAATLLLANPAFASTSSVIMKAGVQGPAVATLKTDLKVLHDYPKSVKVTDYYGPRTAHAVIEFKKERKLGSNDAVTYSVFDDIKSDAAHTLGEQIVQKALTYLGDPYVWGGTSPSGFDCSGFAQYVYKQFGMDIPRTAAAQATVGTYVAKEDLQPGDLVFFHTMGYGISHVGIYMGNGLFVDAASTDVEIDNINNPYYWSSRYVTARSLLN
- a CDS encoding helix-hairpin-helix domain-containing protein, with the translated sequence MHSAGIGKRVIVYLFGGILVIAWGLYFFMPHGQTASVTMSTPYEHKQSVPLVTVTTSPDVMTVYVVGAVRHPGLYKLPLDARVSAALKVAGGPTNSADLYAINLAAIVEDGMQIVVPNVSQVASNGGTSALLTTGTVATNSLQSTDTKRSRHRNGKLQPGERIQLNQASLATLMEIPGIGKKKAENILTYKAIHGAFSSLMQLQSVQGIGPRLLAKILPYVTL
- the mntR gene encoding transcriptional regulator MntR, with product MLTPSMEDYLEKIYELMKDKGYARVSDIATSLAVQPSSVTKMIQKLDEYEYVTYEKYRGIILTKSGEQMGRAMKQRHSMLAELLRMLGITEETIQVDVEGIEHHVSPQTVKALTNLVNFFECHPEYVTALAHHTHKTTHAKKDTPDTSAEI